A region of Anoplopoma fimbria isolate UVic2021 breed Golden Eagle Sablefish chromosome 24, Afim_UVic_2022, whole genome shotgun sequence DNA encodes the following proteins:
- the dgat2 gene encoding diacylglycerol O-acyltransferase 2 isoform X2: MKTILAAYSGVLKGTGCSILSALQDLSVAFLPCRSKMEKHLQVISVLQWVISFLALGAACTFLLIYMFCTDCWLISAIYTAWLIVDWNTPKQGGRRSSWVRNWTVWTYFRDYFPIRLIKTHNLLPSRNYIFGYHPHGIFCFGAFCNFGTEATGFTKNFPGIKPSLATLAGNFRIPVLRDYLMSGGICPVNKNSIDYLLSRNGTGNAVVIVVGGAAESLQCAPGMNTVTLKNRKGFVRLALQKGSDLVPVYSFGENDAYKQVIFEEGSYWRSIQRRLQKIIGFAPCVFHGCGLFFGNSWGIVPYCNPITTIVGEPITVPKIEDPTDEMVDLYHAMYIRSLQCLFDKYKTRFGLKESDILYIQ; this comes from the exons ATGAAGACCATTCTTGCTGCATACTCTGGCGTCCTCAAAG GCACCGGCTGCAGCATCCTCTCTGCCCTGCAGGACCTGTCCGTGGCTTTTTTGCCCTGCAGATCCAAGATGGAAAAGCATCTGCAGGTCATCTCGGTGCTGCAGTGGGTCATCAGCTTCTTGGCCCTGG gtgCTGCCTGCACTTTCCTGCTGATCTACATGTTCTGCACTGACTGCTGGCTTATTTCTGCCATTTACACCGCCTGGCTCATCGTTGACTGGAACACCCCCAAACAAG GTGGCAGGAGGTCCTCTTGGGTGAGAAACTGGACGGTGTGGACATATTTCCGAGACTACTTCCCCATCAGG CTAATTAAAACCCACAACCTGCTGCCCAGCCGGAACTACATCTTTGGCTACCACCCGCACGGCATCTTCTGTTTCGGTGCTTTCTGCAACTTCGGGACCGAGGCGACGGGCTTCACCAAGAACTTCCCGGGCATCAAGCCCTCCCTGGCTACCCTGGCGGGAAACTTCCGGATTCCCGTCCTTCGGGACTACCTCATGTCTGGAG GTATCTGTCCAGTGAACAAGAACTCAATCGACTATCTGCTGTCGCGCAACGGGACAGGAAATGCTGTGGTCATCGTTGTCGGAGGAGCGGCAGAGTCTCTGCAGTGCGCGCCGGGCATGAACACTGTCACCCTGAAGAACCGTAAAGGCTTTGTGAGGCTGGCCCTGCAGAAAGG gTCTGACCTGGTTCCAGTGTATTCCTTTGGAGAGAACGATGCCTACAAGCAGGTGATCTTTGAGGAGGGGAGCTACTGGAGGTCCATCCAAAGGAGGTTACAGAAGATCATAGGCTTTGCCCCATGCGTCTTCCATGGATGTGGCCTGTTCTTTGGCAACTCCTGGGGCATTGTGCCTTATTGCAATCCTATCACCACCATAG TTGGAGAGCCAATCACTGTGCCAAAAATTGAGGATCCAACCGATGAGATGGTGGACCTGTACCACGCGATGTACATCAGGTCCCTGCAGTGCCTTTTTGACAAGTACAAGACCCGCTTCGGCCTGAAAGAGAGCGACATCCTGTACATCCAGTGA
- the dgat2 gene encoding diacylglycerol O-acyltransferase 2 isoform X1 — protein sequence MLVMIITSGRKQLTSSAAVRFRGTGCSILSALQDLSVAFLPCRSKMEKHLQVISVLQWVISFLALGAACTFLLIYMFCTDCWLISAIYTAWLIVDWNTPKQGGRRSSWVRNWTVWTYFRDYFPIRLIKTHNLLPSRNYIFGYHPHGIFCFGAFCNFGTEATGFTKNFPGIKPSLATLAGNFRIPVLRDYLMSGGICPVNKNSIDYLLSRNGTGNAVVIVVGGAAESLQCAPGMNTVTLKNRKGFVRLALQKGSDLVPVYSFGENDAYKQVIFEEGSYWRSIQRRLQKIIGFAPCVFHGCGLFFGNSWGIVPYCNPITTIVGEPITVPKIEDPTDEMVDLYHAMYIRSLQCLFDKYKTRFGLKESDILYIQ from the exons ATGCTGGTGATGATCATAACCAGTGGAAGAAAGCAACTAACTTCAAGTGCTGCAGTGAGATTTCGAG GCACCGGCTGCAGCATCCTCTCTGCCCTGCAGGACCTGTCCGTGGCTTTTTTGCCCTGCAGATCCAAGATGGAAAAGCATCTGCAGGTCATCTCGGTGCTGCAGTGGGTCATCAGCTTCTTGGCCCTGG gtgCTGCCTGCACTTTCCTGCTGATCTACATGTTCTGCACTGACTGCTGGCTTATTTCTGCCATTTACACCGCCTGGCTCATCGTTGACTGGAACACCCCCAAACAAG GTGGCAGGAGGTCCTCTTGGGTGAGAAACTGGACGGTGTGGACATATTTCCGAGACTACTTCCCCATCAGG CTAATTAAAACCCACAACCTGCTGCCCAGCCGGAACTACATCTTTGGCTACCACCCGCACGGCATCTTCTGTTTCGGTGCTTTCTGCAACTTCGGGACCGAGGCGACGGGCTTCACCAAGAACTTCCCGGGCATCAAGCCCTCCCTGGCTACCCTGGCGGGAAACTTCCGGATTCCCGTCCTTCGGGACTACCTCATGTCTGGAG GTATCTGTCCAGTGAACAAGAACTCAATCGACTATCTGCTGTCGCGCAACGGGACAGGAAATGCTGTGGTCATCGTTGTCGGAGGAGCGGCAGAGTCTCTGCAGTGCGCGCCGGGCATGAACACTGTCACCCTGAAGAACCGTAAAGGCTTTGTGAGGCTGGCCCTGCAGAAAGG gTCTGACCTGGTTCCAGTGTATTCCTTTGGAGAGAACGATGCCTACAAGCAGGTGATCTTTGAGGAGGGGAGCTACTGGAGGTCCATCCAAAGGAGGTTACAGAAGATCATAGGCTTTGCCCCATGCGTCTTCCATGGATGTGGCCTGTTCTTTGGCAACTCCTGGGGCATTGTGCCTTATTGCAATCCTATCACCACCATAG TTGGAGAGCCAATCACTGTGCCAAAAATTGAGGATCCAACCGATGAGATGGTGGACCTGTACCACGCGATGTACATCAGGTCCCTGCAGTGCCTTTTTGACAAGTACAAGACCCGCTTCGGCCTGAAAGAGAGCGACATCCTGTACATCCAGTGA
- the mogat2 gene encoding 2-acylglycerol O-acyltransferase 2 encodes MKIAFAPLKVPVRRRLQTAAVLQWVFSFLALAPTCVLLFFYLLFTRFWLISVLYSIWLYFDYDKPARGGRRVSLFSGLKMWKYMRDYFPIKLVKTADLDPRHNYILGFHPHGVLVAGAFTNFCTYTTGFRQLYPGLTSYLLMLPLWFRAPFFRDYIMCAGLIPSDKESASYPLCKRGGGNAVVIAVGGAQEALDAHPGSYNVLLAEKKGFIKMAMEHGAHLVPVFSFGENELFDQVGNQRGTWLRWTQERLQAMMGISLPLFHARGVFQYSIGLMPYRRPISTVVGRPIRVERNEKPSAEQLNALHQLYMDELSNLFEEHKGNYGVDEDTHLNFV; translated from the exons ATGAAGATCGCTTTTGCCCCCTTGAAAGTGCCGGTGCGCCGGAGACTGCAGACGGCGGCGGTGCTGCAGTGGGTCTTCTCCTTCCTCGCCCTGG caCCAACCTGCGTCCTCCTGTTCTTTTACCTGCTGTTCACCCGCTTCTGGCTGATCAGTGTGCTGTACTCCATCTGGTTGTACTTTGACTACGACAAACCTGCACGTGGAGGCCGCAGGGTGTCCTTGTTCTCCGGCCTCAAAATGTGGAAATACATGCGGGATTACTTCCCCATCAAG tTGGTGAAGACGGCTGACCTCGATCCCAGGCACAACTACATCTTGGGCTTCCATCCCCATGGCGTGCTGGTGGCAGGAGCCTTTACCAACTTCTGCACCTACACTACAGGCTTCAGGCAGCTGTATCCCGGCCTTACCAGCTACCTGCTCATGTTGCCCCTTTGGTTCAGAGCCCCGTTCTTCAGAGACTACATCATGTGTGCAG GTCTGATTCCCTCGGACAAAGAGAGCGCCAGCTATCCTCTCTGCAAAAGAGGCGGCGGTAACGCTGTGGTGATAGCAGTCGGTGGGGCCCAAGAGGCCCTTGACGCCCACCCTGGGTCCTACAATGTACTATTGGCTGAGAAGAAAGGCTTCATCAAAATGGCGATGGAGCACGG tgcTCATCTGGTGCCGGTCTTCTCGTTCGGGGAAAACGAACTGTTTGATCAAGTGGGAAACCAAAGAGGAACCTGGCTTCGATGGACACAGGAGCGGCTACAAGCAATGATGGGTATCTCCCTGCCTCTCTTCCATGCACGTGGCGTTTTCCAGTACTCCATTGGTCTCATGCCCTACAGAAGACCCATCAGTACCGTAG TCGGGAGGCCAATTAGGGTGGAGAGGAATGAGAAGCCATCGGCCGAGCAACTCAATGCCCTCCACCAGCTGTACATGGACGAGCTCAGCAATCTGTTTGAGGAGCACAAAGGCAACTACGGAGTGGACGAGGACACACACCTGAACTTTGTCTAA